TGAGCTGGAAAAAGCAGTCTTGCTCATCGAGGAGCGCCTCAATAAACGCTGACCAAGGTCGGTCAGTAAACTTTATCGCGTAGGGTTTCTGGAGATACAGCAGCAACCCGAGATCGCTTCTTTTGAAGGTTGGCTAGGAATTCGAGCTTAAACAATATCGCGATCATGTCGCTGATATCGCGGGAGAGAGTAAAGGTTGATGCCCCTCCCGATCATTGACCATATCGTGAGCATATCTATTGAATGCGCTATTAAGATGGTGGTTGTGATACGCCTTTCACCCGGCTTGCGAGATTTTATTGTCGCAACAGGCGCCTGTATTCGCTGACCACGGTATCGAGAAGATTATCACAGTCAAAATCGTTGACGATCTGGCCTTGGGGTAGTGACCTCTCGCGAATGACAGGACATCGATCTAATTCAAATTTGCTGACGGAATATGTGTATCCTCCGCCGACTGGACTCAGAGCGGGACAACAGTGCATTGGCTGCACTTTATGTTGACGGTTCCATCCGGCATGAAGCCATCGATATCACCGGGTCCATTAACGCCGTGCGCCAAATAAAGCTCAAATCCATCCGTCCTTGGTGCCAGCATAAGATTTGCGCAGCTTCTGCTTCCGGGTAAAATCGAAGGCCTGAGGCCTGCCAGTGAGTGCATCCCCCGGCTGAACACCCTGGAGCGGCGCGTTCCACCCCTCGGCAAGCGCGCTGACGCTAGAGCCTCACCGGGCCAGCTGCGCCGCCGTCGAACCCGGGCCGACCCCCTCGGGCACGGGGATGTTGGTCGAGGAATACTTCGCGTTCATCACCATGGTCGGCCCCGCCGAGAGCGTGAACCGCCGTGCCACCACGATGGTATAGGCAGAATCCGCTGCAACCGGCTTGTTGGCGCCGATGTTGAGCTCGCCCTGCGGCAGATAGAGCGTGCCCAGCAGCACCTTCGCGTCGTTGCTGAGGATCTCGTGCTTCTGGTTGAGCGGCGATCCGCGATCCTCATAGATCAGGATGCCGGCCATGGTACCGTCCTTGGGAGCGGTGAGGTCGATCTTCGTGTCGATATCGAAGCGCAGCACAGCGCTCTTACCATTGAAGTAGAGCCCGACATTGGCGCCTTTGAGCGCGGCGCCGCCCGAGACATCGAGAGGGCCATCCTTGAAGGCGTAGATGCCCGGGTTCAGCGTGACCACGGCGCCCTTGCTGATGCGCACGCCGCCGCAATAGGTGCCGGGGCTGAGCGTGGTGCTGGCGGTCACCTTCAGGTCAGTCGCCGCGCAGGCGCCGGTCGAGGGCGGCGG
This portion of the Bosea sp. OAE506 genome encodes:
- a CDS encoding pilus assembly protein, with protein sequence MTVDVSTVARTNIMHMFGHDMVTVAASATARVMGTASICVIGLETSKNETIYLEKEAKLEAPECAVYSNSNKKDGLKAKENSQLRARFICSAGGSYKDKYDSFVPSPTLDCPILNDPLASRPPPSTGACAATDLKVTASTTLSPGTYCGGVRISKGAVVTLNPGIYAFKDGPLDVSGGAALKGANVGLYFNGKSAVLRFDIDTKIDLTAPKDGTMAGILIYEDRGSPLNQKHEILSNDAKVLLGTLYLPQGELNIGANKPVAADSAYTIVVARRFTLSAGPTMVMNAKYSSTNIPVPEGVGPGSTAAQLAR